One region of Erythrolamprus reginae isolate rEryReg1 chromosome 12, rEryReg1.hap1, whole genome shotgun sequence genomic DNA includes:
- the LOC139174883 gene encoding uncharacterized protein, which produces MVVKERRIEREKLVGGNEEPPMKRRKEVHKSTKGKLKIAWTDEPPEKIIKEEEEKKKVPTKTRAKRLQRGKPCKSISAKGSADAPKSKTLPCVLEAQDLPQPKMPTELLAVHEDPKVVLPGVTPCNPVPDDLTAEAKLLPKPSSDPSSQPPTTAPKPPLRFLLAPQLQPQCNPIAACLSKWPSLRPIICPSHNRSLGKTVDDTSPCAYSAHEASGEAGPHCHDPTCPKELGFNDSPQRGLENPWCSCLEAHQPGVEGRWLRAKRWALQQHGTITLCLMVSLHHPPI; this is translated from the exons atGGTGGTCAAGGAGAGAAGAATAGAAAGGGAAAAATTAGTTGGGGGGAACGAGGAACCTCCAATGAAAAGGCGGAAGGAAG TGCACAAGTCTACCAAAGGAAAACTAAAAATTGCTTGGACAGACGAACCtccagaaaaaataatcaaggaggaggaggagaagaagaaagtgcCCACTAAGACCAGGGCAAAGAGGCTGCAGAGGGGAAAACCTTGCAAAAGCATCTCTGCCAAGGGGTCAGCAGATGCCCCGAAGTCCAAAACCCTCCCTTGCGTTCTGGAGGCTCAAGATCTCCCCCAGCCCAAGATGCCTACCGAACTCCTGGCTGTCCATGAAGACCCAAAGGTGGTGCTTCCCGGAGTCACACCGTGCAATCCCGTTCCGGACGACCTGACCGCAGAGGCCAAGCTTTTGCCCAAACCGTCATCTGACCCATCTTCCCAACCTCCGACCACTGCACCCAAGCCGCCATTGCGCTTCCTCCTGGCCCCCCAGCTGCAACCCCAGTGCAACCCAATAGCAGCCTGTCTGTCAAAATGGCCCAGCCTTCGTCCCATCATCTGCCCAAGCCACAATCGCAGCCTTGGAAAAACGGTCGATGATACCTCTCCCTGTGCCTACTCAGCTCATGAAGCCTCTGGAGAGGCAGGTCCCCACTGCCATGATCCCACCTGCCCCAAAGAACTGGGATTCAATGATTCCCCACAACGGGGACTGGAGAACCCATGGTGCAGCTGCTTGGAAGCCCACCAGCCTGGGGTCGAAGGCAGATGGCTTAGGGCCAAACGTTGGGCGCTCCAGCAACATGGCACCATCACCCTGTGCCTAATGGTCAGTCTTCATCACCCCCCTATATAG